A window from Cygnus olor isolate bCygOlo1 chromosome 13, bCygOlo1.pri.v2, whole genome shotgun sequence encodes these proteins:
- the LOC121077405 gene encoding protein FAM162B-like → MLGRLLGSSPRLWWGGARPSTWGPHTAPLFLRPARAIGDKAKGVRDVVQQTANPGYKAFKNERRPTNFDKKVLVWAGRFKKEEDIPKYITSEVLDAARNSVRIKVCYIMIALTLLGCLAMVITGKEAAKRDHTLLRMNEQKKAKWRAEVEKDQEAAAVKPQ, encoded by the exons atgctggGGAGGCTCttgggcagcagccccaggctgtgGTGGGGGGGGGCTCGCCCAAGCACCTGGGGCCCCCACACTGCTCCTCTGTTCCTGCGCCCTGCCAGGGCCATCGGTGACAAAGCCAAGGGTGTGCGGGATGTGGTGCAGCAGACAGCTAATCCAG GTTACAAAGCATTCAAGAATGAAAGAAGGCCTACAAATTTTGATAAAAAGGTCTTAGTATGGGCAGGACGCTTTAAAAAGGAGGAGGACATTCCCAAGTACATAAC GTCTGAGGTCCTCGACGCGGCAAGGAACAGTGTGAGGATAAAGGTTTGCTATATCATGATTGCACTGACCTTGCTGGGCTGTTTGGCCATGGTAATCACAGGCAAAGAA gctGCCAAAAGGGATCACACACTGCTGAGGATGAATGAACAAAAGAAGGCCAAATGGAGGGCTGAAGTGGAAAAAGAtcaggaggcagctgctgtgaagcCACAATGA
- the SLC6A14 gene encoding sodium- and chloride-dependent neutral and basic amino acid transporter B(0+) isoform X4, producing the protein MLALAGLPLFFMECSLGQFASLGPISVWRILPLFQGVGVTMVIISTFVAIYYNVIIAYALYYLFASFQKVLPWSDCFSWADEFCSKTRLISDCNATLNGEIIHANYSFITSNNLTCINDTINYKPVQFPSEQYWNKVALQRSSGLDETGSIVWYLALCLLLSWMIVGAALFKGIKSSGKVVYFTALFPYVILLILLVRGATLEGALDGIEYYIGKQSNITKLMEAEVWKDAATQIFYSLSVAWGGLVALSSYNKFHNNCYSDAIFVCVTNCLTSVFAGFAIFSVLGHMAFVLERPVSEVVDSGFDLAFVAYPEALSKLPVSPLWSFLFFFMLLLLGLDSQFATIETLTTTIQDIYPQMMKKLRIPITLGVCILLFFLGLICVTQAGIYWVNLIDHFCAGWGILIAAVLEIIGVVYIYGGNRFIEDIEMMIGKKSCFFWLWWRMCWFFLTPVLLVAILVWSLVTFSTPTYGSVLYPAWGTAVGWCMIIFCVIWIPIVAVVKIFKAEGNICQRIVSCCRPTANWGPYLECHRGERYSHVVNPKKEKEHEIPTVSGFTYFRE; encoded by the exons ATGTTGGCATTAGCTGgcttgcctttatttttcatggaatGTTCCCTGGGGCAGTTTGCCAGTCTAGGGCCAATTTCTGTCTGGAGAATATTACCATTGTTTCAAG gaGTGGGCGTCACGATGGTCATCATCTCAACATTTGTGGCAATCTACTACAATGTTATCATCGCTTATGCACTCTACTACTTATTTGCCTCATTTCAAAAAGTGCTACCATGGTCAGATTGCTTTTCATGGGCAGATGAGTTCTGCAGCAAAACACGCCTAA taagtGACTGCAATGCAACCTTAAATGGAGAAATCATTCATGCAAACTACTCATTCATCACAAGCAACAATCTCACGTGTATCAATGACACCATAAACTATAAACCAGTGCAATTTCCCAGTGAGCAGTACTGGAA TAAAGTGGCTCTCCAGCGCTCAAGTGGGCTGGACGAGACTGGTAGCATCGTGTGGTACCTGGCCCTGTGCCTCCTCCTGTCTTGGATGATTGTTGGAGCTGCATtgtttaaaggaataaaatcttCTGGAAAG GTTGTCTACTTTACTGCACTCTTCCCCTATGTCATCCTGCTCATCTTACTGGTACGAGGTGCCACCCTGGAAGGTGCTCTGGATGGCATTGAATACTACATTGGGAAACAGTCCAACATCACCAAGCTGATGGAGGCAGAG GTTTGGAAAGATGCAGCCACTCAGATATTCTACTCCCTGTCTGTGGCATGGGGTGGGCTTGTTGCTTTGTCTTCATACAATAAGTTCCACAACAACTGCTACTCGgatgctatttttgtttgtgtaacaAATTGCCTCACCAGTGTGTTTGCTGGGTTTGCAATTTTCTCCGTCTTGGGACATATGGCATTTGTGTTGGAGAGACCTGTCTCAGAGGTGGTAGATTCAG GTTTTGATCTGGCATTTGTAGCATACCCAGAGGCTCTCTCCAAGCTACCAGTTTCTCCTCTTtggtcctttttatttttcttcatgcttctGCTCTTGGGCCTTGACTCTCAATTTGCCACCATAG AAACACTTACAACTACCATACAAGATATATATCCCCAAATGATGAAAAAGTTGAGAATCCCTATAACCCTGGGTGTGTGCATATTGCTCTTCTTTCTTGGTCTTATCTGTGTTACTCAG GCAGGAATTTACTGGGTTAACTTAATAGATCATTTCTGTGCTGGATGGGGAATACTTATTGCTGCTGTCCTGGAGATAATAGGCGTCGTCTACATTTACG GAGGAAACAGATTTATCGAAGACATTGAGATGATgattggaaagaaaagctgtttcttttggCTGTGGTGGAGAATGTGCTGGTTTTTCCTTACTCCTGTGCTGTTAGTG GCAATTTTGGTTTGGTCTTTGGTCACGTTTTCAACTCCCACTTATGGCTCAGTGTTATATCCAGCCTGGGGAACTGCTGTTGGCTGGTGTATGATTATCTTCTGTGTCATCTGGATTCCCATTGTCGctgttgtaaaaatatttaaagctgaaGGAAACATTTGTCAG cgtattgtgagctgctgcaggccCACTGCAAACTGGGGTCCCTATCTGGAATGTCACCGAGGTGAAAGATACAGCCATGTTGTAAAtcccaaaaaggaaaaggaacatgaGATTCCTACTGTGTCTGGCTTCACATACTTTCGTGAATGA
- the SLC6A14 gene encoding sodium- and chloride-dependent neutral and basic amino acid transporter B(0+) isoform X2 has translation MGMLSRLGFLSCGKKKDFSLSNEKDAHASDSDENLERGNWSNKADYLLSMVGYAVGLGNVWRFPYLTYQNGGGAFLIPYTLMLALAGLPLFFMECSLGQFASLGPISVWRILPLFQGVGVTMVIISTFVAIYYNVIIAYALYYLFASFQKVLPWSDCFSWADEFCSKTRLISDCNATLNGEIIHANYSFITSNNLTCINDTINYKPVQFPSEQYWNKVALQRSSGLDETGSIVWYLALCLLLSWMIVGAALFKGIKSSGKVVYFTALFPYVILLILLVRGATLEGALDGIEYYIGKQSNITKLMEAEVWKDAATQIFYSLSVAWGGLVALSSYNKFHNNCYSDAIFVCVTNCLTSVFAGFAIFSVLGHMAFVLERPVSEVVDSGFDLAFVAYPEALSKLPVSPLWSFLFFFMLLLLGLDSQFATIETLTTTIQDIYPQMMKKLRIPITLGVCILLFFLGLICVTQAGIYWVNLIDHFCAGWGILIAAVLEIIGVVYIYGGNRFIEDIEMMIGKKSCFFWLWWRMCWFFLTPVLLVAILVWSLVTFSTPTYGSVLYPAWGTAVGWCMIIFCVIWIPIVAVVKIFKAEGNICQRIVSCCRPTANWGPYLECHRGERYSHVVNPKKEKEHEIPTVSGFTYFRE, from the exons ATGGGGATGCTCAGCCGGCTGGGTTTCCTCTCTTGCGGGAAGAAGaag gACTTCAGTTTGTCAAATGAAAAAGATGCCCATGCCAGTGACAGCGATGAGAACTTGGAACGTGGCAACTGGTCGAACAAAGCTGACTACCTGCTCTCCATGGTGGGCTACGCTGTGGGCCTGGGCAACGTGTGGCGTTTTCCCTATCTCACCTACCAGAATGGTGGAG gtGCTTTTCTAATCCCATATACACTGATGTTGGCATTAGCTGgcttgcctttatttttcatggaatGTTCCCTGGGGCAGTTTGCCAGTCTAGGGCCAATTTCTGTCTGGAGAATATTACCATTGTTTCAAG gaGTGGGCGTCACGATGGTCATCATCTCAACATTTGTGGCAATCTACTACAATGTTATCATCGCTTATGCACTCTACTACTTATTTGCCTCATTTCAAAAAGTGCTACCATGGTCAGATTGCTTTTCATGGGCAGATGAGTTCTGCAGCAAAACACGCCTAA taagtGACTGCAATGCAACCTTAAATGGAGAAATCATTCATGCAAACTACTCATTCATCACAAGCAACAATCTCACGTGTATCAATGACACCATAAACTATAAACCAGTGCAATTTCCCAGTGAGCAGTACTGGAA TAAAGTGGCTCTCCAGCGCTCAAGTGGGCTGGACGAGACTGGTAGCATCGTGTGGTACCTGGCCCTGTGCCTCCTCCTGTCTTGGATGATTGTTGGAGCTGCATtgtttaaaggaataaaatcttCTGGAAAG GTTGTCTACTTTACTGCACTCTTCCCCTATGTCATCCTGCTCATCTTACTGGTACGAGGTGCCACCCTGGAAGGTGCTCTGGATGGCATTGAATACTACATTGGGAAACAGTCCAACATCACCAAGCTGATGGAGGCAGAG GTTTGGAAAGATGCAGCCACTCAGATATTCTACTCCCTGTCTGTGGCATGGGGTGGGCTTGTTGCTTTGTCTTCATACAATAAGTTCCACAACAACTGCTACTCGgatgctatttttgtttgtgtaacaAATTGCCTCACCAGTGTGTTTGCTGGGTTTGCAATTTTCTCCGTCTTGGGACATATGGCATTTGTGTTGGAGAGACCTGTCTCAGAGGTGGTAGATTCAG GTTTTGATCTGGCATTTGTAGCATACCCAGAGGCTCTCTCCAAGCTACCAGTTTCTCCTCTTtggtcctttttatttttcttcatgcttctGCTCTTGGGCCTTGACTCTCAATTTGCCACCATAG AAACACTTACAACTACCATACAAGATATATATCCCCAAATGATGAAAAAGTTGAGAATCCCTATAACCCTGGGTGTGTGCATATTGCTCTTCTTTCTTGGTCTTATCTGTGTTACTCAG GCAGGAATTTACTGGGTTAACTTAATAGATCATTTCTGTGCTGGATGGGGAATACTTATTGCTGCTGTCCTGGAGATAATAGGCGTCGTCTACATTTACG GAGGAAACAGATTTATCGAAGACATTGAGATGATgattggaaagaaaagctgtttcttttggCTGTGGTGGAGAATGTGCTGGTTTTTCCTTACTCCTGTGCTGTTAGTG GCAATTTTGGTTTGGTCTTTGGTCACGTTTTCAACTCCCACTTATGGCTCAGTGTTATATCCAGCCTGGGGAACTGCTGTTGGCTGGTGTATGATTATCTTCTGTGTCATCTGGATTCCCATTGTCGctgttgtaaaaatatttaaagctgaaGGAAACATTTGTCAG cgtattgtgagctgctgcaggccCACTGCAAACTGGGGTCCCTATCTGGAATGTCACCGAGGTGAAAGATACAGCCATGTTGTAAAtcccaaaaaggaaaaggaacatgaGATTCCTACTGTGTCTGGCTTCACATACTTTCGTGAATGA
- the SLC6A14 gene encoding sodium- and chloride-dependent neutral and basic amino acid transporter B(0+) isoform X3, producing MVGYAVGLGNVWRFPYLTYQNGGGAFLIPYTLMLALAGLPLFFMECSLGQFASLGPISVWRILPLFQGVGVTMVIISTFVAIYYNVIIAYALYYLFASFQKVLPWSDCFSWADEFCSKTRLISDCNATLNGEIIHANYSFITSNNLTCINDTINYKPVQFPSEQYWNKVALQRSSGLDETGSIVWYLALCLLLSWMIVGAALFKGIKSSGKVVYFTALFPYVILLILLVRGATLEGALDGIEYYIGKQSNITKLMEAEVWKDAATQIFYSLSVAWGGLVALSSYNKFHNNCYSDAIFVCVTNCLTSVFAGFAIFSVLGHMAFVLERPVSEVVDSGFDLAFVAYPEALSKLPVSPLWSFLFFFMLLLLGLDSQFATIETLTTTIQDIYPQMMKKLRIPITLGVCILLFFLGLICVTQAGIYWVNLIDHFCAGWGILIAAVLEIIGVVYIYGGNRFIEDIEMMIGKKSCFFWLWWRMCWFFLTPVLLVAILVWSLVTFSTPTYGSVLYPAWGTAVGWCMIIFCVIWIPIVAVVKIFKAEGNICQRIVSCCRPTANWGPYLECHRGERYSHVVNPKKEKEHEIPTVSGFTYFRE from the exons ATGGTGGGCTACGCTGTGGGCCTGGGCAACGTGTGGCGTTTTCCCTATCTCACCTACCAGAATGGTGGAG gtGCTTTTCTAATCCCATATACACTGATGTTGGCATTAGCTGgcttgcctttatttttcatggaatGTTCCCTGGGGCAGTTTGCCAGTCTAGGGCCAATTTCTGTCTGGAGAATATTACCATTGTTTCAAG gaGTGGGCGTCACGATGGTCATCATCTCAACATTTGTGGCAATCTACTACAATGTTATCATCGCTTATGCACTCTACTACTTATTTGCCTCATTTCAAAAAGTGCTACCATGGTCAGATTGCTTTTCATGGGCAGATGAGTTCTGCAGCAAAACACGCCTAA taagtGACTGCAATGCAACCTTAAATGGAGAAATCATTCATGCAAACTACTCATTCATCACAAGCAACAATCTCACGTGTATCAATGACACCATAAACTATAAACCAGTGCAATTTCCCAGTGAGCAGTACTGGAA TAAAGTGGCTCTCCAGCGCTCAAGTGGGCTGGACGAGACTGGTAGCATCGTGTGGTACCTGGCCCTGTGCCTCCTCCTGTCTTGGATGATTGTTGGAGCTGCATtgtttaaaggaataaaatcttCTGGAAAG GTTGTCTACTTTACTGCACTCTTCCCCTATGTCATCCTGCTCATCTTACTGGTACGAGGTGCCACCCTGGAAGGTGCTCTGGATGGCATTGAATACTACATTGGGAAACAGTCCAACATCACCAAGCTGATGGAGGCAGAG GTTTGGAAAGATGCAGCCACTCAGATATTCTACTCCCTGTCTGTGGCATGGGGTGGGCTTGTTGCTTTGTCTTCATACAATAAGTTCCACAACAACTGCTACTCGgatgctatttttgtttgtgtaacaAATTGCCTCACCAGTGTGTTTGCTGGGTTTGCAATTTTCTCCGTCTTGGGACATATGGCATTTGTGTTGGAGAGACCTGTCTCAGAGGTGGTAGATTCAG GTTTTGATCTGGCATTTGTAGCATACCCAGAGGCTCTCTCCAAGCTACCAGTTTCTCCTCTTtggtcctttttatttttcttcatgcttctGCTCTTGGGCCTTGACTCTCAATTTGCCACCATAG AAACACTTACAACTACCATACAAGATATATATCCCCAAATGATGAAAAAGTTGAGAATCCCTATAACCCTGGGTGTGTGCATATTGCTCTTCTTTCTTGGTCTTATCTGTGTTACTCAG GCAGGAATTTACTGGGTTAACTTAATAGATCATTTCTGTGCTGGATGGGGAATACTTATTGCTGCTGTCCTGGAGATAATAGGCGTCGTCTACATTTACG GAGGAAACAGATTTATCGAAGACATTGAGATGATgattggaaagaaaagctgtttcttttggCTGTGGTGGAGAATGTGCTGGTTTTTCCTTACTCCTGTGCTGTTAGTG GCAATTTTGGTTTGGTCTTTGGTCACGTTTTCAACTCCCACTTATGGCTCAGTGTTATATCCAGCCTGGGGAACTGCTGTTGGCTGGTGTATGATTATCTTCTGTGTCATCTGGATTCCCATTGTCGctgttgtaaaaatatttaaagctgaaGGAAACATTTGTCAG cgtattgtgagctgctgcaggccCACTGCAAACTGGGGTCCCTATCTGGAATGTCACCGAGGTGAAAGATACAGCCATGTTGTAAAtcccaaaaaggaaaaggaacatgaGATTCCTACTGTGTCTGGCTTCACATACTTTCGTGAATGA
- the SLC6A14 gene encoding sodium- and chloride-dependent neutral and basic amino acid transporter B(0+) isoform X1, translating to MAVLSCCMKWSFGCKVWREGKVQGYREKKRREEKLLEEEEDFSLSNEKDAHASDSDENLERGNWSNKADYLLSMVGYAVGLGNVWRFPYLTYQNGGGAFLIPYTLMLALAGLPLFFMECSLGQFASLGPISVWRILPLFQGVGVTMVIISTFVAIYYNVIIAYALYYLFASFQKVLPWSDCFSWADEFCSKTRLISDCNATLNGEIIHANYSFITSNNLTCINDTINYKPVQFPSEQYWNKVALQRSSGLDETGSIVWYLALCLLLSWMIVGAALFKGIKSSGKVVYFTALFPYVILLILLVRGATLEGALDGIEYYIGKQSNITKLMEAEVWKDAATQIFYSLSVAWGGLVALSSYNKFHNNCYSDAIFVCVTNCLTSVFAGFAIFSVLGHMAFVLERPVSEVVDSGFDLAFVAYPEALSKLPVSPLWSFLFFFMLLLLGLDSQFATIETLTTTIQDIYPQMMKKLRIPITLGVCILLFFLGLICVTQAGIYWVNLIDHFCAGWGILIAAVLEIIGVVYIYGGNRFIEDIEMMIGKKSCFFWLWWRMCWFFLTPVLLVAILVWSLVTFSTPTYGSVLYPAWGTAVGWCMIIFCVIWIPIVAVVKIFKAEGNICQRIVSCCRPTANWGPYLECHRGERYSHVVNPKKEKEHEIPTVSGFTYFRE from the exons gACTTCAGTTTGTCAAATGAAAAAGATGCCCATGCCAGTGACAGCGATGAGAACTTGGAACGTGGCAACTGGTCGAACAAAGCTGACTACCTGCTCTCCATGGTGGGCTACGCTGTGGGCCTGGGCAACGTGTGGCGTTTTCCCTATCTCACCTACCAGAATGGTGGAG gtGCTTTTCTAATCCCATATACACTGATGTTGGCATTAGCTGgcttgcctttatttttcatggaatGTTCCCTGGGGCAGTTTGCCAGTCTAGGGCCAATTTCTGTCTGGAGAATATTACCATTGTTTCAAG gaGTGGGCGTCACGATGGTCATCATCTCAACATTTGTGGCAATCTACTACAATGTTATCATCGCTTATGCACTCTACTACTTATTTGCCTCATTTCAAAAAGTGCTACCATGGTCAGATTGCTTTTCATGGGCAGATGAGTTCTGCAGCAAAACACGCCTAA taagtGACTGCAATGCAACCTTAAATGGAGAAATCATTCATGCAAACTACTCATTCATCACAAGCAACAATCTCACGTGTATCAATGACACCATAAACTATAAACCAGTGCAATTTCCCAGTGAGCAGTACTGGAA TAAAGTGGCTCTCCAGCGCTCAAGTGGGCTGGACGAGACTGGTAGCATCGTGTGGTACCTGGCCCTGTGCCTCCTCCTGTCTTGGATGATTGTTGGAGCTGCATtgtttaaaggaataaaatcttCTGGAAAG GTTGTCTACTTTACTGCACTCTTCCCCTATGTCATCCTGCTCATCTTACTGGTACGAGGTGCCACCCTGGAAGGTGCTCTGGATGGCATTGAATACTACATTGGGAAACAGTCCAACATCACCAAGCTGATGGAGGCAGAG GTTTGGAAAGATGCAGCCACTCAGATATTCTACTCCCTGTCTGTGGCATGGGGTGGGCTTGTTGCTTTGTCTTCATACAATAAGTTCCACAACAACTGCTACTCGgatgctatttttgtttgtgtaacaAATTGCCTCACCAGTGTGTTTGCTGGGTTTGCAATTTTCTCCGTCTTGGGACATATGGCATTTGTGTTGGAGAGACCTGTCTCAGAGGTGGTAGATTCAG GTTTTGATCTGGCATTTGTAGCATACCCAGAGGCTCTCTCCAAGCTACCAGTTTCTCCTCTTtggtcctttttatttttcttcatgcttctGCTCTTGGGCCTTGACTCTCAATTTGCCACCATAG AAACACTTACAACTACCATACAAGATATATATCCCCAAATGATGAAAAAGTTGAGAATCCCTATAACCCTGGGTGTGTGCATATTGCTCTTCTTTCTTGGTCTTATCTGTGTTACTCAG GCAGGAATTTACTGGGTTAACTTAATAGATCATTTCTGTGCTGGATGGGGAATACTTATTGCTGCTGTCCTGGAGATAATAGGCGTCGTCTACATTTACG GAGGAAACAGATTTATCGAAGACATTGAGATGATgattggaaagaaaagctgtttcttttggCTGTGGTGGAGAATGTGCTGGTTTTTCCTTACTCCTGTGCTGTTAGTG GCAATTTTGGTTTGGTCTTTGGTCACGTTTTCAACTCCCACTTATGGCTCAGTGTTATATCCAGCCTGGGGAACTGCTGTTGGCTGGTGTATGATTATCTTCTGTGTCATCTGGATTCCCATTGTCGctgttgtaaaaatatttaaagctgaaGGAAACATTTGTCAG cgtattgtgagctgctgcaggccCACTGCAAACTGGGGTCCCTATCTGGAATGTCACCGAGGTGAAAGATACAGCCATGTTGTAAAtcccaaaaaggaaaaggaacatgaGATTCCTACTGTGTCTGGCTTCACATACTTTCGTGAATGA